Proteins encoded together in one Catalinimonas alkaloidigena window:
- the pdxH gene encoding pyridoxamine 5'-phosphate oxidase, translating to MNRDGIASLRNSYEKSTLERADLQADPVKMFEQWLSQAVAAQVLEPNAMTLATVTPEGTPDARIVLLKGIDPHEGFVFYTNYESRKGQELTHLPKACLVFFWPQLERQVRVEGTVAKVPDAMSDAYFASRPLESRIGAWASPQSRAIPDRDVLEQRRQEAEARVSNGTLPRPAHWGGYGLQPHRIEFWQGRVGRLHDRFVYTRQATDDWMIERLAP from the coding sequence ATGAACCGAGACGGAATTGCATCACTGCGAAATAGTTACGAAAAAAGCACTCTGGAACGCGCTGATTTACAGGCGGATCCAGTTAAAATGTTCGAGCAATGGCTGAGCCAGGCGGTCGCCGCCCAGGTGCTGGAACCCAATGCGATGACGCTGGCTACCGTGACGCCGGAAGGCACACCCGATGCGCGGATCGTTCTGCTGAAGGGCATCGATCCGCACGAGGGTTTCGTCTTCTACACCAATTACGAAAGCCGCAAAGGACAGGAACTGACCCACTTACCCAAAGCCTGTCTGGTCTTTTTCTGGCCTCAGTTGGAGCGGCAGGTACGGGTGGAAGGCACGGTAGCGAAGGTGCCGGACGCCATGTCGGATGCCTATTTCGCCAGTCGCCCGCTCGAAAGCCGCATCGGTGCGTGGGCCTCTCCCCAAAGCCGGGCGATTCCCGATCGCGATGTGCTGGAGCAACGGCGGCAGGAAGCCGAAGCGCGTGTGAGCAACGGTACGCTGCCGCGGCCGGCGCACTGGGGAGGCTACGGCCTGCAGCCCCACCGGATTGAATTCTGGCAGGGACGCGTCGGACGACTGCACGATCGTTTTGTCTATACGCGGCAGGCGACCGACGACTGGATGATAGAGCGGCTGGCGCCCTAA
- a CDS encoding YqgE/AlgH family protein: MENDKSESLQGHFLISEPFLPDPNFERSVVLICEHSSMGAFGLILNRPTEVNLYDALEEDAPLLGTNEHPLFVGGPVEPNTLHFLHAYGNEIEGSIEVVPGLFWGGDFEQIKELLVLQRLDSHNIRFFVGYSGWGSGQLERELAEESWITTPAQASDAFLDPPEKLWQQILRNMGGKFRALSNYPRDPRLN, from the coding sequence ATGGAAAACGATAAATCCGAGAGCCTTCAGGGACATTTCCTGATCTCAGAACCTTTCCTGCCGGATCCCAACTTTGAACGCAGCGTAGTGCTGATCTGCGAACACAGTTCGATGGGGGCGTTCGGATTGATCCTCAACCGACCTACGGAGGTAAACCTATACGATGCTTTAGAAGAAGACGCACCGTTGCTCGGTACCAACGAGCATCCGTTGTTTGTGGGTGGCCCGGTGGAGCCTAACACGCTCCACTTTCTGCACGCGTACGGCAACGAAATTGAAGGCAGCATCGAAGTAGTGCCAGGCCTGTTTTGGGGTGGCGATTTCGAACAGATCAAAGAACTGCTGGTGCTACAACGGCTGGATTCCCACAACATACGTTTCTTTGTGGGGTATTCGGGTTGGGGCAGCGGGCAACTGGAGCGCGAACTGGCGGAAGAGTCGTGGATCACCACACCCGCCCAGGCTTCCGACGCCTTTCTGGACCCACCGGAAAAGCTGTGGCAACAAATTCTGCGCAACATGGGCGGAAAGTTCAGGGCCCTTTCCAATTACCCGCGTGACCCACGTTTGAACTGA
- the bshB1 gene encoding bacillithiol biosynthesis deacetylase BshB1 — protein MKLDILVIAAHPDDAELCCGGTILAHVQQGYKVGIIDLTRGELGTRGTPDLREREAAEAARLMGIQVRENLCFADGFFRNDEAHQRALARAIREYQPDIVLTNAVHDRHPDHGRGAELVSDACFVSGLRRVETESRGRKQAPWRPTAVYHFIQDRHIVPDFVMDVTPFWDRKMECLRAYASQFHDPSSNEPITHISTADFFPFIEARAREFGHAIGVTYGEGFTKERYLGVSNLFHLI, from the coding sequence ATGAAATTAGACATTCTTGTGATAGCCGCCCACCCAGACGATGCTGAGCTGTGTTGCGGAGGTACCATTCTGGCCCATGTGCAACAGGGCTACAAAGTCGGAATCATCGATCTGACCCGGGGCGAACTGGGCACACGGGGCACACCCGACCTGCGGGAGCGGGAAGCCGCCGAAGCGGCCCGCCTGATGGGCATTCAGGTGCGGGAAAATCTCTGCTTTGCCGACGGCTTTTTCCGGAACGATGAAGCCCACCAGCGCGCCCTGGCGCGGGCCATTCGCGAATACCAGCCCGACATCGTGCTGACCAACGCCGTACACGACCGGCACCCGGACCACGGCCGCGGGGCCGAACTGGTGAGCGATGCGTGCTTTGTTTCAGGCCTTCGCCGTGTCGAGACCGAGAGTCGCGGCCGCAAGCAAGCACCCTGGCGGCCCACTGCCGTCTACCACTTCATTCAGGATCGGCACATCGTGCCCGATTTCGTGATGGACGTCACCCCGTTCTGGGACCGGAAAATGGAGTGTTTGCGCGCGTATGCCAGCCAGTTCCATGATCCGAGCAGCAACGAACCGATCACACACATTTCGACCGCAGATTTCTTTCCGTTTATTGAGGCGCGTGCACGCGAGTTCGGCCACGCCATTGGGGTTACGTACGGCGAAGGCTTCACCAAAGAGCGGTACCTGGGCGTCAGCAACTTATTCCACCTGATTTAA
- the can gene encoding carbonate dehydratase — protein MKPTARSSSSWRENLKYDFKSGLVVFLVAIPLCLGIALASGAPLFSGIIAGIVGGIVIGSLSGSQLSVSGPAAGLTVIVFSAIEKLGTFESFLLATMLAGLMQVGLGYLKAGVIGHFFPNSVIKGLLAAIGITLILKQIPHALGYDADAEGDFVFSQMDGENTFTEIINAFLNPSLGALLIAALAMAILVLWERPLIKKSALGSLLPGSLVAVIAGVLINLLYEMVSPGWVLSGNHLVSLPKANNAQEVLSLFTMPDFSQIGNVQVYISALTIAIVASLETLLNLEATDRLDPLKRNSPPNRELKAQGVGNFVSGLIGGLPVTSVIVRSSANVNSGARSRMSAVIHGILLLVCVITIPGWLNRIPLAALAAILLFIGYKLAKISIFRQMYQTGLSQFIPFVVTILAILFTDLLIGICIGLAVGLFFVLRANYRTTYFFHKEKQSSGEKIKINLSEHVSFLNKASLVHILDDLPENSFVEIDASHTMYMDHDILETIEDFKETARSKNIQLQFVGKEKLISQELDEPLPLPTPTSGADFEAYRKLFENNRQWVTEKLSLDPQYFEKLALGQQPKFLWIGCSDSRVPATEITGTSPGDMFVHRNVANLVVHTDLNLMSVLQYAVEVLKVKHIIVCGHYGCGGVQAAMEDKDLGMINKWLMNIKDVHRLHRTELTHLNQNDRFKRLVELNVIEQVYNLHKTSFVQRAWAENADLHIHGWVYDLRDGRIKDLEIDIHQLFEEYDEVYRFGNGATAPRTLSSTPNPLLQGSNS, from the coding sequence ATGAAACCCACCGCACGCAGTTCTTCGTCGTGGCGCGAGAACCTTAAATATGATTTTAAATCGGGATTGGTTGTCTTTCTGGTCGCCATTCCGCTCTGCCTGGGCATTGCGCTGGCTTCGGGCGCACCGCTCTTTTCGGGCATTATCGCTGGCATCGTCGGTGGTATCGTCATTGGCTCTCTGAGCGGCTCGCAACTCAGCGTGAGTGGCCCCGCAGCCGGCCTGACCGTCATTGTGTTCAGCGCCATCGAGAAACTGGGCACGTTCGAATCCTTTCTGCTCGCCACCATGCTGGCTGGCCTCATGCAGGTCGGTTTGGGCTACCTAAAAGCCGGTGTCATCGGCCACTTCTTCCCGAATTCCGTCATCAAAGGGCTGTTGGCCGCCATCGGGATTACGCTCATCTTGAAACAAATTCCGCATGCCCTGGGCTACGATGCCGACGCCGAAGGCGACTTTGTGTTCAGTCAGATGGATGGTGAAAATACGTTTACAGAGATTATCAACGCGTTTCTCAATCCCAGCCTGGGGGCGCTCCTCATCGCTGCCCTTGCCATGGCCATCCTGGTTTTGTGGGAACGGCCGCTCATCAAAAAAAGCGCCCTGGGTAGTCTGTTGCCGGGTTCGCTGGTGGCCGTTATTGCGGGCGTACTCATCAACCTGCTGTACGAAATGGTCAGTCCGGGTTGGGTCTTGTCGGGCAACCACCTGGTGAGCCTGCCCAAGGCCAATAATGCACAGGAAGTATTGAGTCTTTTTACCATGCCTGATTTCTCGCAAATCGGCAACGTACAAGTCTACATCTCGGCCCTCACCATCGCCATCGTCGCCAGTCTGGAAACGCTACTGAACCTGGAGGCCACCGACCGGCTCGATCCCCTCAAGCGCAACTCGCCGCCCAACCGCGAGCTAAAAGCCCAAGGGGTCGGCAATTTTGTGTCCGGCCTCATTGGCGGGCTGCCCGTTACGTCGGTGATCGTCCGCAGTTCGGCCAACGTAAACTCCGGCGCGCGTAGCCGCATGTCGGCCGTGATCCACGGCATTCTGCTGTTGGTCTGCGTCATTACCATTCCGGGTTGGCTCAACCGCATCCCGCTCGCAGCCCTGGCCGCTATCCTGCTCTTCATTGGCTACAAACTCGCCAAAATCAGCATCTTCCGGCAAATGTATCAGACCGGCCTTAGCCAGTTCATTCCGTTTGTGGTGACGATTCTGGCCATTCTGTTTACTGATCTGCTGATCGGCATCTGCATCGGCCTGGCGGTCGGCTTGTTCTTTGTGTTGCGGGCCAACTACCGCACCACGTACTTCTTCCACAAAGAGAAACAATCGAGCGGCGAAAAGATCAAAATCAACCTGAGCGAACACGTTTCGTTCCTCAACAAAGCCAGTCTGGTCCACATTCTGGACGATCTGCCCGAAAACAGCTTCGTGGAAATCGACGCCAGCCATACCATGTACATGGATCACGACATTCTGGAAACGATCGAGGATTTTAAGGAAACGGCACGCTCCAAGAACATTCAGCTCCAGTTCGTCGGCAAAGAAAAACTGATCAGTCAGGAACTCGACGAACCCCTACCGCTTCCGACGCCTACCTCAGGGGCCGACTTTGAAGCGTACCGCAAGTTGTTCGAGAACAACCGCCAGTGGGTGACCGAAAAGCTCAGCCTCGATCCGCAGTATTTCGAAAAGCTGGCGTTAGGACAACAGCCTAAGTTCCTGTGGATTGGCTGTTCGGACAGCCGGGTGCCCGCTACCGAAATCACAGGGACTTCGCCGGGCGATATGTTCGTGCACCGGAACGTCGCCAACCTGGTGGTACACACCGATCTGAACCTGATGTCGGTCTTGCAATATGCCGTAGAAGTACTCAAGGTCAAGCACATCATCGTCTGCGGCCACTACGGCTGCGGGGGCGTGCAAGCCGCGATGGAAGACAAAGACCTCGGGATGATCAACAAATGGCTGATGAACATCAAGGACGTGCACCGACTGCACCGCACCGAATTGACGCACCTCAACCAGAACGATCGGTTCAAGCGCCTGGTCGAACTAAACGTGATCGAACAGGTCTATAATCTGCACAAAACCTCGTTCGTGCAACGGGCCTGGGCCGAAAACGCCGATCTGCACATTCACGGCTGGGTGTACGACTTGCGCGACGGACGCATCAAAGACCTGGAAATAGACATTCACCAGTTGTTTGAAGAATACGACGAAGTCTACCGGTTTGGCAATGGTGCCACGGCTCCCCGAACCCTCAGTAGCACCCCTAATCCTCTGTTGCAAGGCAGCAACTCCTGA
- a CDS encoding peptidoglycan DD-metalloendopeptidase family protein has product MRWLVIILLLVTTGSWAQNRPRDFRDVKAPPIKTYTLPDSIAEIGDTTEVVEEELDDAGEASEELQRELSIVSEDTSTIDEGYTGMVEISEELQIDSVWVTLTEYYSVWDSRRINPYDIDATKFRDTVDIELIDTTTSRLWAMPMIRDTTYVTSGFGMRGYRWHYGSDLKLSTGDTVVAAFDGIVRIRSYDPRGYGYYVLVRHYNGLETLYGHMSKILVKVGDLVKAGETLGLGGSTGRSSGPHLHYEVRYQGNAINPEQLYDFSNRQLLYNQFQITNNQFSYLKEVRKLAYHRVRSGDTLSGIAHKYGTSVRTLCRLNRITPRTILRIGQRIRVR; this is encoded by the coding sequence ATGCGTTGGTTGGTAATTATTCTCCTATTGGTTACCACCGGCAGTTGGGCGCAAAACCGACCTCGCGATTTTCGTGATGTAAAAGCGCCCCCCATCAAGACCTACACACTTCCCGATTCCATTGCAGAAATCGGAGATACCACTGAGGTGGTGGAAGAGGAGTTGGATGATGCTGGTGAAGCTTCTGAGGAACTGCAACGTGAACTCTCGATCGTCAGTGAGGATACCTCCACCATCGACGAGGGTTATACGGGCATGGTCGAGATCTCAGAAGAATTGCAAATCGACAGCGTGTGGGTAACCTTGACGGAGTATTACTCCGTGTGGGACTCACGCCGGATCAATCCGTACGACATTGATGCGACCAAGTTCCGGGATACGGTCGATATTGAGTTGATCGACACCACGACCAGTCGGCTGTGGGCCATGCCCATGATTCGGGATACCACCTACGTAACGTCGGGCTTCGGCATGCGCGGGTACCGCTGGCATTACGGCTCGGACCTGAAGCTCTCGACGGGCGACACGGTCGTCGCGGCGTTCGACGGCATTGTGCGCATCCGTAGCTACGACCCGCGCGGGTATGGCTATTACGTACTGGTGCGGCACTACAACGGGCTGGAAACCCTCTACGGTCACATGAGTAAAATCCTCGTGAAAGTAGGGGATTTGGTCAAAGCCGGGGAAACGCTCGGTCTGGGCGGCAGCACGGGGCGTAGTTCCGGTCCGCACCTGCATTACGAAGTGCGCTATCAGGGAAACGCCATCAATCCGGAGCAGTTGTACGACTTTTCGAACCGGCAGCTGCTATACAATCAATTTCAAATCACGAACAACCAGTTCTCGTACCTGAAAGAGGTGCGTAAACTGGCGTACCATCGGGTGCGCTCCGGCGACACCCTGTCGGGCATTGCACACAAGTACGGCACGTCCGTACGCACGCTCTGCCGACTGAACCGCATCACGCCGCGGACCATCTTACGGATTGGCCAGCGCATACGGGTGCGGTAA
- a CDS encoding DUF349 domain-containing protein translates to MKEEDKMAANGINEHQTVEEMEEPTADAHSANTPPNPEQPAAPATPAAQTTSTPEATTASGHDSADESEHEEEHHDEHHHHDYSHYSKAELVAALEALVKEPEQPHANAMARDIHHAFQDVYAEERREALEQFTADGGDEGDFDFREDDHTQRFNTLYHQFREQRRRQAREQEQKKESNLERKSALLERLREFVDSEENNTSLSSLKAIQDEWREVGPVPGIAAADLYARYHALLDRFYNNRSIYFELKELDRRKNLEAKNELVERAQQLLDVSSVNDAIRELNELHEEFKAIGPVPREEQEELWNRFKAVSDQIHDRRRAYVDGLKQQFQENLEAKLQLVEKVKPYTEFDSDRIDDWNEKSQELLKLQEEWKQIGGMPRSQAREVSHEFWQAFKQFFHHKNLFFKRLEGEREENLQQKMALIERAEALQESDDWKAAAEEMKEMQSQWRTIGHVPHKYRKDVYKRFKHAVDHFFQRRRAHYNEVDQEFVTNLQQKEAIIAQLEAHAQQGDATVEQLLELQAQFSDIGYVPRKDISRVQQKYTEAVQHSVEKSNLIDEDEKSRVLLEIQVAGIRNSPGAQQRLSRQESEIRRKITALENDISLWKNNLEFFANSKTADKLRDDFGSRIEGAQEKLRALKEQLKIINSL, encoded by the coding sequence ATGAAAGAGGAAGACAAGATGGCTGCGAATGGTATTAACGAGCACCAGACCGTAGAAGAGATGGAAGAACCTACCGCAGACGCGCACTCCGCCAACACGCCACCGAACCCAGAACAACCCGCGGCTCCTGCAACGCCTGCGGCCCAAACCACCTCTACACCTGAAGCGACTACCGCCTCGGGACACGACTCGGCGGATGAGTCGGAACACGAGGAAGAACATCACGACGAGCACCACCACCACGATTACAGCCACTACTCGAAAGCCGAACTGGTCGCAGCCCTGGAAGCGCTTGTTAAAGAACCGGAGCAGCCCCATGCCAACGCCATGGCGCGCGACATTCACCATGCGTTTCAGGATGTATACGCCGAAGAGCGCCGCGAAGCTCTGGAGCAGTTTACGGCGGACGGGGGCGACGAGGGCGACTTCGATTTTCGCGAAGACGACCACACCCAACGCTTCAACACACTGTATCATCAGTTCCGCGAGCAGCGGCGGCGACAGGCACGCGAACAGGAACAGAAGAAAGAATCGAACCTGGAGCGTAAAAGCGCCCTGTTGGAGCGCCTGCGCGAATTTGTCGACAGCGAAGAAAACAACACCTCGCTCTCGAGTCTGAAGGCCATTCAGGACGAATGGCGCGAAGTGGGGCCCGTGCCCGGCATTGCCGCAGCCGACCTGTATGCCCGTTACCATGCGTTGCTGGATCGCTTCTATAACAACAGAAGTATTTACTTCGAGCTGAAGGAGCTGGACCGGCGCAAAAACCTGGAAGCGAAAAACGAGCTGGTCGAGCGCGCGCAGCAACTGTTGGACGTAAGTTCGGTGAACGACGCCATCCGCGAGCTGAACGAACTGCACGAAGAGTTCAAGGCCATTGGCCCGGTACCGCGCGAAGAACAGGAAGAGCTCTGGAACCGTTTCAAAGCCGTTTCCGATCAGATTCACGACCGCCGCCGGGCGTACGTCGATGGCCTGAAGCAACAGTTTCAGGAAAATCTGGAAGCCAAACTTCAATTGGTAGAGAAGGTCAAGCCTTATACCGAATTCGATTCGGACCGCATCGACGACTGGAATGAGAAATCGCAAGAGTTGCTCAAGCTACAGGAAGAGTGGAAACAGATCGGCGGTATGCCCCGCAGCCAGGCCCGCGAAGTTTCGCACGAGTTCTGGCAGGCCTTCAAGCAATTCTTTCACCACAAAAACCTGTTCTTCAAGCGGTTAGAAGGCGAACGTGAAGAAAATCTTCAACAAAAAATGGCGCTGATCGAGCGGGCGGAAGCGCTCCAGGAAAGCGACGATTGGAAGGCTGCCGCCGAAGAAATGAAGGAGATGCAGTCTCAGTGGCGCACCATTGGGCACGTGCCGCACAAATACCGGAAAGACGTCTACAAGCGCTTCAAGCACGCGGTCGATCACTTCTTCCAGCGGCGGCGCGCGCACTACAACGAAGTCGATCAGGAGTTTGTCACCAACTTACAACAGAAGGAAGCCATTATCGCTCAACTCGAAGCCCATGCTCAGCAGGGCGACGCGACGGTAGAGCAGCTTCTGGAATTGCAAGCGCAGTTTTCCGACATCGGCTACGTGCCCCGCAAAGACATCTCGCGCGTCCAGCAGAAGTATACGGAAGCGGTGCAGCACAGCGTAGAAAAATCCAACTTGATTGATGAGGATGAGAAGTCCCGCGTCCTGCTCGAAATTCAGGTCGCCGGCATCCGCAACAGCCCCGGAGCTCAGCAACGCCTCAGCCGTCAGGAGTCGGAAATTCGTCGCAAAATAACGGCTCTGGAGAACGATATCAGCCTTTGGAAGAACAACCTGGAGTTCTTTGCCAATTCGAAAACCGCTGATAAATTACGTGACGATTTTGGGTCGCGCATCGAGGGCGCACAAGAAAAGCTTCGTGCGCTGAAAGAGCAGCTCAAAATAATTAACAGCCTCTGA
- a CDS encoding tetratricopeptide repeat protein, with protein MAIAQNSAVTNAIFYQNDGLLDKAKEKIDQAAAHPKSMEKAKTWVTRGNIYADLMVNPLENYKQLGGDSAGLVAYDSYRKAIELDKEGGSYAQQAEEGLQNLWGNLLNQAFEFYNNKDYATALNMSQKAMEIKPEDTTAVIYAAAFAETKEDFDLAESYYNKLLEMDYNKPDVYQRLLYYAQQRDDNDKALEYVQQARAQYPDDKNFMLEELNLYFKTGRTAEARTKLEDAIKADPSNSALHFNLAALYDQEASAEGTSDDKKKELREKAISSYKSALESDPSNYDAAFNLGAVYYNSAAEILKKTNEMDLATYRKEGKKYEDQAKEYFKMAVEPFEKAYALKSDDPSLLGSMRTVYAQLGMKEKADKMDAEFQKLSQ; from the coding sequence ATGGCTATAGCACAGAATTCGGCAGTGACCAACGCCATCTTTTATCAAAACGATGGCCTGCTGGATAAAGCGAAAGAGAAGATCGATCAGGCGGCAGCGCACCCCAAGTCGATGGAAAAAGCCAAAACGTGGGTAACGCGCGGCAACATCTATGCAGACCTGATGGTGAACCCGCTTGAAAACTACAAGCAGCTGGGCGGCGACAGCGCGGGCCTGGTGGCGTATGATTCGTATCGCAAAGCCATTGAACTGGACAAAGAAGGTGGCAGCTACGCCCAACAGGCCGAGGAAGGATTGCAGAACCTCTGGGGAAATCTGCTGAACCAGGCGTTCGAATTCTACAACAACAAAGATTACGCAACGGCCCTGAACATGAGCCAGAAGGCCATGGAAATCAAGCCGGAAGACACCACGGCGGTGATTTACGCAGCGGCGTTTGCTGAAACCAAAGAAGACTTCGATCTGGCTGAAAGCTACTACAACAAGCTGCTGGAAATGGACTACAACAAGCCTGACGTTTACCAGCGGTTGCTGTATTACGCACAGCAGCGCGACGATAACGACAAGGCGCTGGAGTACGTTCAGCAAGCCCGTGCGCAGTATCCTGACGATAAGAACTTTATGCTCGAAGAGCTGAACCTGTACTTCAAAACAGGCAGAACTGCAGAAGCACGTACCAAACTGGAAGATGCCATCAAAGCCGACCCCAGCAATTCGGCACTGCACTTTAACCTGGCAGCACTGTATGATCAGGAAGCCAGCGCTGAAGGTACTTCGGACGACAAGAAGAAAGAACTGCGTGAGAAGGCCATCTCTAGCTACAAGAGCGCACTGGAATCTGATCCGTCGAACTACGATGCCGCCTTTAACTTGGGTGCGGTGTATTACAACAGCGCGGCGGAGATCCTGAAGAAAACCAACGAAATGGATCTGGCCACGTACCGCAAGGAAGGCAAGAAATACGAAGATCAGGCGAAAGAATATTTCAAGATGGCCGTTGAGCCGTTCGAGAAAGCATACGCACTGAAATCTGACGATCCTAGCTTGCTCGGCTCGATGCGTACCGTCTATGCACAGCTCGGCATGAAAGAGAAAGCCGACAAGATGGACGCTGAATTCCAAAAACTTTCGCAGTAA
- the gyrA gene encoding DNA gyrase subunit A, with protein MTEDQNIIPINIEDEMRGAYIDYSMSVIVSRALPDVRDGLKPVHRRVLYGMYELGVAYNKPYKKSARIVGEVLGKYHPHGDSSVYDTMVRMAQEWSLRYPLVDGQGNFGSLDGDSAAAMRYTEARLKRIADELLADIHKETVDFQPNFDDSLQEPVVLPGRLPNLLVNGSSGIAVGMATNMPPHNLTEVVDGIVAYIDNREITIAELMQHITAPDFPTGGTIYGTQGVRSAFETGRGRVVIRANATFETTKDGRERIVFTDIPYMVNKATMIEKIAQMINEKRIEGITGLRDESDRDGLRVVFDLRRDAIPNVVLNNLYKYSALQSSFGVNNVALVKGRPVTLNLKDQIRYFVDHRHEVVVRRTRYELREAEKRAHILEGLLIALDHLDEVIALIRESRDPETARNGLIDRFGLTEIQARAILDMRLQRLTGLERDKIQNEYQEVKAQIDYLNSILNDEGLRMNIIKEELSELKERYGDARRTQIVHASDEITMEDMIPDEDMVITISHNGYMKRTPLTEYRTQGRGGVGSRATGTKTDDFTEHLFVASNHNYLLIFTELGKVFWLKVYEIPEGSKTAQGRAIQNLINIEREDNIRAVINVKNLNDDDYINNNYLIMCTEQGTIKKTSLEAYSRPRQAGIIAITINPGDRLLNVQLTDGNSEIVIAKRSGRAVRFHEEQVRPMGRTAAGVRGINLEGEDDVVIGMVCFADQSKGQLLVVSEKGYGKRSPIDEYRITNRGTKGVKTLNTTEKTGALVAIKNVNEEDELMIINRSGILIRMAVSDVRVIGRATQGVRLIRLADNDQISSVEKIEKEPSDETDIGPDAEVEPDTNGSEAPNDN; from the coding sequence ATGACTGAAGATCAGAACATCATCCCCATTAACATTGAGGATGAAATGCGCGGTGCATACATCGACTATTCCATGTCGGTGATTGTGTCGCGTGCGTTGCCCGACGTACGAGACGGTCTCAAGCCCGTGCATCGGCGCGTGCTGTACGGTATGTACGAACTGGGTGTCGCATACAACAAACCTTACAAAAAATCGGCCCGTATCGTCGGGGAAGTGCTGGGGAAATACCACCCGCACGGCGATTCCTCGGTGTACGACACCATGGTCCGCATGGCCCAGGAGTGGTCGTTGCGGTACCCGCTGGTCGACGGACAGGGCAACTTCGGTTCGCTCGACGGCGACTCTGCCGCCGCTATGCGTTATACGGAAGCCCGTCTGAAGCGCATTGCCGACGAGCTGCTGGCCGATATTCATAAAGAAACGGTTGATTTTCAACCCAACTTCGACGACTCCCTGCAAGAGCCGGTCGTGTTGCCGGGCCGCTTGCCCAACCTGTTGGTGAACGGGTCGTCGGGGATTGCCGTCGGAATGGCGACCAACATGCCGCCCCACAACCTTACGGAAGTGGTGGACGGCATTGTGGCTTACATCGACAACCGGGAAATTACCATTGCGGAGTTGATGCAGCACATCACGGCGCCTGACTTCCCGACCGGAGGGACCATCTACGGTACCCAGGGCGTACGTTCGGCGTTCGAAACCGGACGGGGACGCGTGGTGATTCGGGCCAATGCCACGTTCGAAACCACAAAAGACGGCCGCGAGCGGATTGTCTTCACCGACATCCCGTACATGGTGAACAAAGCTACCATGATCGAGAAGATCGCGCAGATGATCAACGAGAAGCGCATCGAGGGCATCACCGGCTTGCGCGACGAATCGGACCGCGACGGACTCCGGGTGGTGTTCGACCTGCGGCGCGATGCCATTCCGAATGTGGTTCTTAACAACCTGTACAAATACTCGGCCCTGCAATCGTCGTTCGGGGTCAACAACGTAGCGTTGGTGAAGGGGCGTCCCGTGACGCTGAACCTCAAAGACCAGATCCGCTATTTTGTGGATCACCGGCACGAGGTGGTGGTACGGCGCACGCGTTACGAACTGCGCGAAGCCGAGAAACGGGCGCACATCCTGGAAGGGCTGCTCATCGCCCTGGATCACCTGGACGAAGTTATCGCTTTGATTCGCGAATCACGCGATCCGGAAACGGCGCGTAATGGCCTGATCGATCGCTTCGGCCTGACCGAAATCCAGGCACGCGCCATTCTCGACATGCGACTGCAACGCCTGACCGGCCTGGAACGCGACAAAATCCAGAACGAGTACCAGGAAGTTAAAGCGCAGATCGATTACCTCAACAGCATCCTGAACGACGAAGGGTTGCGGATGAACATCATCAAGGAAGAGCTGAGCGAACTGAAAGAGCGCTACGGCGATGCCCGCCGCACGCAGATCGTCCATGCTTCCGACGAAATCACCATGGAAGACATGATTCCCGACGAGGACATGGTGATTACGATTTCGCACAACGGGTACATGAAGCGGACGCCGCTGACCGAATACCGCACACAGGGGCGGGGAGGGGTCGGCTCGCGCGCTACGGGTACCAAGACCGACGACTTTACCGAACACCTGTTTGTGGCGTCCAACCACAACTACCTGCTGATCTTCACCGAACTGGGGAAAGTGTTCTGGCTGAAAGTGTACGAGATTCCGGAGGGAAGTAAAACCGCTCAGGGACGCGCCATTCAGAACCTGATCAACATCGAACGCGAAGACAACATCCGGGCGGTGATCAACGTCAAGAACCTGAACGACGACGACTACATCAACAACAACTACTTGATTATGTGCACCGAACAGGGCACAATCAAGAAGACTTCGCTCGAAGCTTACTCACGGCCCCGCCAGGCGGGCATCATCGCCATCACGATCAATCCGGGCGACCGTCTGCTCAATGTGCAGCTCACCGACGGCAACAGCGAGATCGTCATTGCGAAACGCTCGGGGCGCGCCGTCCGTTTCCACGAAGAACAGGTCCGTCCGATGGGCCGTACGGCAGCGGGCGTGCGCGGCATCAACCTGGAAGGCGAAGACGATGTGGTGATCGGGATGGTCTGCTTTGCCGACCAGAGCAAAGGACAATTGCTGGTGGTGTCTGAAAAGGGCTACGGCAAGCGTTCGCCAATCGACGAGTACCGCATCACCAACCGGGGGACCAAAGGCGTCAAAACCCTGAATACCACCGAGAAAACGGGGGCGCTGGTCGCGATCAAAAACGTGAACGAAGAAGACGAGTTGATGATCATCAACCGGTCGGGCATTCTGATCCGCATGGCGGTTTCCGATGTACGGGTGATCGGTCGTGCTACGCAAGGTGTCCGGTTGATTCGCCTCGCGGATAACGATCAGATTTCGTCCGTAGAAAAGATAGAAAAGGAGCCTTCTGACGAAACCGATATCGGACCCGATGCCGAGGTAGAACCCGACACCAACGGATCAGAGGCCCCCAACGATAATTAA